The DNA segment GAGATTTTGCCTACATCACAGAATTAGTAGCAAAGCATATACCTCAAATAAATTTGATGCCTGAAATGTTTAAAGAATCAATGAGAATCAGTTGAAATATGTCCATTAATTTGAGTGTAATTATATGTTCTCACAACCCTCGTCAGGACTACTTTTTAATAGTCTTAGATGCTTTGAAAAATCAAACACTATCTGTGAATATATGGGAATTACTTTTAATAGATAATGCAAGTGATAAATTGCTTGCCTCAGAAATTGATCTGAGTTGGCATCCTCACTCACGCCATATTCGTGAAGATGAACTCGGCTTAACTCCTGCTAGATTAAGAGGAATACGAGAAGCTAAAGCAGAAATATTAGTTTTTGTAGATGATGATAATGTTTTAGATGATGATTATTTAGAAATAGCTCTTAAAATTAGTAAAGATTACCCGTTTATTGGTGCTTGGGGTGGAAAAATTAGACCTGAATTTGAGGTTACGCCTCCAGATTGGACAAAACCTTACTGGAATTTGCTGGCAATTAGAGATTTCGAGAGCGATAGATGGTCAAATCTGATTCACCAAAATTATACAGTTCCTTGTGGAGCAGGACTGTGCATTCGTAGAGTTGTAGCAGAGAAATATAATGAATTATTATCTCAAGATGCTCAAAGAGCTAATTTAGATCGTAAAGGTAAGGTATTAACTTCCTGTGGTGATACAGATTTAGCACTGACAGCTTGTAAAATTGACTTGGGTACAGGCCAATTCACTGCTTTAGGATTAACCCATTTAATTCCAGCACAGCGTATAGAAGAAGATTATTTAATCAAATTAGTTCAAGGTATTGCTTATTCTAGTACTATTTTGAAAGCACTGTGGGGAGAATATCCTAGCCAAGTAAGCAGAAGTCAAAAGCTATTTGAATTCTATATGCGGTTGCGTATGGACACAAAAAGTAGGCGTTTTTATGATGCATCAAGAGCAGGTAAAAACTTAGCTATCAAAAACATATCTAGTTGGTAATTAACTAGTTTTACAAATCACCTAAAAATATTGTTATTTAAAAAATAATTTATGAATAATGAAATTCTCAGTGAAATAAATACTAACTCCAGTAAATTAATAAGTGATGTGACCTTTCCACGCATTACTATAATTACTCCTAGCTATAATCAAGGGCATTTTATTGAAGAGACAATTCGCTCTGTAGTAACACAAGATTACCCTAACCTGGAATACATCATAATTGATGGTGGTAGCAAAGACAATACAGTTGAAATTATCCAGCAGTACGAAAAATTGATTACTTATTGGGTAAGTGAGCCTGATAATGGTCAAACTCATGCTATCAATAAAGGACTGGCCAAAGCAACTGGGGAAATCATAGCTTATCTTAACAGCGACGATTATTATTTACCCGGTACATTATTTAAAGTTGCTGAATATTTTTGCCAATTCCCTGACACTGACTTGCTAAATGGAAGATGTCGTTATGTGAATGAGCAAGGTAAAAAAATAGGTGACCAGTTCGGTAATATAGAAAAGTTAGAAGAAATTTTAGATTTATGGGGTGTATGGTGGAGAAAACGCCAGTTTGTTCAGCCTGAAGTATTTTGGTCACGAAAAGCTACAGAAAAAGTAGGTTTTTTTAAAGAAGAACTCAACTATGTGATGGATTATGACTACTGGTGCAGAATATTGCAAGTCAACGGAATTGTGGGTAAAATTGATGCTGAACTGACTTGTTTTAGATTTACAGCTACTCAAAAATCTAATCATAGTATCAAAGTAGCAGAAGAATTGCTCGGTGTTGTGCAGCCATTGCTGTGGAATAAGTCGCTAAAAATTTCCCTGATAAAACGTCTCTTACTGCAAGGTAATTGGTTATATCAATCTATCTTTCTCAAAGAAGTAGAAAATTCTGTAATTCAGAGACATAACCAAGTAATGCGTTGGGTTAAATTATTTTTAATTGTGATGCGTTATCCAAAACTAATTTTTGCTTCTAGTTTTTATAAAAGAGTTTATCAAATCTTATTGTAGTCTTTCTGGATAAAATTAATTTTTGTGTTCGCGTAGTAAAAATTTAAGGTTTTGAATTATGCTCATAGGTTCCCTTGTCCTGAATTTACAGCAAAAGTATAAACATGGGCTACATACTGCTTATTACAGAGATATTGTAAGACAGCAAATATTAGATTCTAATCCCATTAGAAATTGCTCTGATTACACTTGTGAAATTCATGTCTTGACTTCTGCTAACGATTGGCTCAATTTAGTCTGGGCTTTAAAGACTTTTTACCATTTTTCCCAACGTCAATATCCTTTATGTATTCATGATGATGGAACTCTAACACAGGAAAACATCACAACTTTACGGTATCATTTTCCAGATGCGCGGATTATTGACAGAAAACAAGCCGACGAAAAGGTTTTACCATTACTATCATCTTATCCTCGGTGTTTGGACTTTCGCAAAACTAATCAGCTCTCACCCAAGGTATTTGATTTTGCTGCATATTTGGAGAGCGATCGCCTGTTGCTACTAGACAGCGATATCTTATTTTTCCAAGCACCCACAGAATTACTCAACCGCATCGAAAACCCAGACTATCAATTCAATACACTTAACGCTGATGTGGCTAGCGCCTACACTGTAGAACCAGAAGCTGTCAAAAACCATTTAGGCTTTGATTTAGCTGCAAGAGTCAATTCTGGGTTGGGGCTAATTCACAAGCGATCGCTATCTTTTGATTGGATAGAAGAATTTTTGGGACTTCCTGATATTATTGGACATTTCTGGCGAATTGAGCAGACACTTTATGCTTTGTGCAGTTCGCGCTTTGGTGTAGAACTGTTACCCCCAGCTTACGATGTTCATTTAGAAGGTAGTATTAACGGTTCACCCTCTCGCCATTATGTTGGCAAAATCAGACACTTGATGTATAGCGAGGGGATTCGGCATCTCGTGCAGAATAATTTCCTGAAGGAGTTGCAAAAATGAATAATAATACTCCTTCATCAGAAACTTTAAGAGTTTTGATCATGCCCGATTATCGCATTGATAACCCCTATCAACAACTCTTAGCTAAAGCATTAACAAGTGAAGGAGTGGAGGTATTATTTCCCTTTGGCTATCGTCGGGTATTCCCTATTTTGAGAGCTATTAAAACTCAGGAAAATAAGATAGATGTATTACATCTTCATTGGTTAAGTCCCTACATCAAAGGAAGAAATAAATTTACTAAATCAATCTATGCCATTAAATTTGTAATTGATATTGTACTTACTAAGTGGATAGGCGTAAAAGTAGTTTGGACTGTTCATAATTATACTGCTCACAATTCCCAGTTTCCAGGTTTAGAACATTGGACTCAACAAAATTTACTAAAACTAGCAGACCGGATTATTTTTCATAATATTTCTGCGTTAAAAGATTTTTCTCAAACTTATCAGGTTGACAAATCAAAAACGGAGGTTATTCCTCACGGACACTATCGAGAAGTTTACAAAAGTCCAATTGACAAATTAGTAGCAAGGAAAGCTTTAAGTCTTCCTCTATCTGGGCGCATTTATCTAAACTTAGGTATGTTGCGACCATACAAAGGAATTGAACGTTTATTGCAAGTCTGGCGAGAAAATAAGAATAAGAATTTGCTCGGAGAAAGTACCCTATTAATAGCCGGACAAGCTTTGGATCAAGACTACGGACAAAAGCTAGCCAACCAAGCATCTGAGACAGAAGGAGTGATTCTGCACACAAATTTTATAGCAGATGAACGCCTACATCTTTTTTTTAGTGCAGCTGATGTTGTCGTGCTTCCCTTTGACCGGATTTTAACTTCGGGTAGTCTGATTTTGGCAATGTCCTATGACAAACCAATTATCGCTCCCCGTACTGGTAGTATTGTGGAAACCTTGGGTACTGCTGATTGGTTATTGTATGAGCCAGGAGATAATCAAGGCTTATTGCACGCCCTTAAAGAAAGTACACAAATAGACTTAGATGCATTAAGTCAGCTAATTAAACAAGAGTGCGATCGCCTGGATTGGGACAAAATAGGACAATCAACTCAGCAAATTTACCATAAATTTTAATTTTGCGTTTCTATTTATATGACTAAAGTTAGTATTCTAATTCCCTGCTATAATGCTGAAAAATGGATTAAGCAGTGTATTGAAAGTGCTTTAAATCAAACGTATGCCGATAAAGAGGTAATTGTTGTAGATGATGGTTCTACAGATGGAAGTTTAGAACTAATTAGAAGTTTTGGAAATTTAATTCATTGGGAAACAGGAGAAAATCTCGGTGGGAATGCTGCACGCAATCGTTTATTAAAACTAAGTACAGGTGAATGGTTACAATATTTAGATGCAGATGATTATTTACTCCCTACCAAGATTGAACAACAAGTTAATTTTTTGGATCTTGTTCCCAGTGCAGATATAATTTACAGTCCCAGTATTCTTGAGTATTGGGAAATAGAAATGGTGAAACAAGAAATTTTGCCGATTTCTGAACCTCACGATCCTTGGATTTTATTAGCTCGTTGGTACTTACCTCAAACAGGTAGTCCTCTCTGGAGAAAACAGGCTTTTTTAGATGTGGGAGGGTGGAAAGCTGCTCAACCAGTCTGTCAAGAACATGAGTTGTATTTACGACTTCTTAAAGCTGGGAAAAGATTTGAATATTGTCATGAATCTGGTTCAGTTTATAGACAGTGGAGTGAATCAACAGTCTGTAAAAAAGATAAAACATTAACATATCAGCATCGTTTAAAAATTACAGATGATTTGGAATCACATTTAAAATTAATTGATGAAATTAATAATGAGCGTTTATATGCTATTAATAAATCAAGATTTGAATGTGCTAGGATGATTTGGTTGTTCAATGCGGATTGGGCTAAAAGTATCATCAAAAAAATCCATGATTCAGACCCTGATTTTAAACTGTCAAGCTCTACAGCGCCCCGACTTTATCAAAAAATATACCATTTTTGGGGATTTGAAGCAGCTGAAAGAACTGCCAAACTGAAAAGGCAACTACTGACATAAATGACAATCATGAGTAAAACCTTACCAAATTTAATTATTATTGGTGCCATGAAAAGCGGCACCAGCAGTTTACATAATTATCTAAACTTGCATCCAGAAATTCAAATGTCTACTTTAAAAGAATTGGATTTCTTTGTTTTAGAAAAAAATTGGAATCAAGGGATTGATTGGTATAGTAATCAATTTCCTATCAATCAGGAAGCCAGAATATTTGGTGAGTCCTCACCTAACTATACGAAATGTCATATTTTTCCTAACGTTCCGCAACGTATGGCTTCTGTATTACCCGAAGTCAAACTTATTTATATTCTTCGTGACCCAATTAAACGAATTTTGTCTCACTATTTCCATCAGTTTGTAGATCGGCAAGAAATGCGTCCACTTATTGATGTTATACAAGATAAGGAAAATAATAACTATATCAATGCTAGTAAATACTACTTTCAGATCCAACATTTTTTGTCTAATTACAAACTTGAGCAAATTCTTATTTTAACTTTGGAAGAATTAGAAAAAAATCGGACTCAAACACTGCAAAGGGTATTTAATTTTTTGGGCGTTGATTCTTTATTTGAACACCCGAAATTTTCCCAAAATTATCATCTTTCTTCAGAAAAGCGAAGATTAAATAGTTTGGGGCATACCGTTTCTAAGCTACCATCTGGATTGCGGTTTTGTAAATATTTTCCTTCTTTTTTTGAAGAAAAGGTTCAATACCCAGTTGTTGATGATGAGATTATAAATTGTCTGAAATCATCATTGGATGAAGATATCTCCCAGTTACGCTCTTTAACTGGATTGGAATTTTCAGCTTGGTCTTTATAAAGAGTTAGGTTGGATATATAGATAGTACCTAAATCTTTCAAAGATTTGACTGAAAGACTGATAAATAGTAGCCTTAATTTTTCGGATTTCAATTCGGATATTTCAAAAATATCAGCAAATTCTTTTAAAAGGATTAGAAGTGATTTAAACTACAAGCATGAAAATCGAACTTCCTCTGACTGCTTTAGTTCCTACGCGTAATCGTTCAGAACCATTGAGAAGGATGCTTGAGAGTTTGGCTCAACAGTCAGCACAACCCTTAGAAATGATTGTGCTAGATGGTTCAGATGATGATCGCACCAAAGAAATTTGTGGAAATTTTATTCCAGGTCTGCTCACTAAAATTCACTACCATCAAGCAATAAAACTGGGTGCGGCTGCTCAACGCAATCAAGCAATGGATTATGCAACTCAAAACACTATTTGGCTACTAGATGATGATATTTTGCTTGAACCAGAATGTCTAGAGAGATTGTGGAACGCCCTACACAGTGACCCGCACATGGGAGGGGTTAATGCTATGATTACCAATCAAAAATATCTACCTCCTGGACGCATTAGCCGATTGCTTTTTCAATTCTTACACGGTCGTTATGAAAGTAGTTATGCCGGCAAGTGTATTGGTCCGGGAATGAATTTATTACCAGAAGATCGGGAGGATTTACCAGAAGTAGTTCCCGTGGAATGGTTAAATACAACTTGTGTACTTTATCGAAGAGAAGCGCTACCTCATCCCTTATTTCCAGACATTTTTAAGGGCTACTCCCTGATGGAAGATGTTACCTTATCCTTGACGGTTGGAAGAACTTGGAAGTTAGCTAATGCTCGCACGGCTCGGATATTTCATGATAGCCAACCAGGTGATCATAAAAATAATCCGAGTGTTTTAGCTGAAATGGATTTAGTTAACCGTCATTATGTAATGACTCAAATTCTCGGTCGTCAGCAATGGCAGTATTATCTGAAATTAGCTGTACTGCAACTATTTGGAATTGTGGCTTCACTAACCAAATGGCAGGGTTGGGTTGATTTACCAAAAGTATTGACTGGAAAAATGCAGGCGATCGCTCAAATTATATCAACTCAATAGCCAAACAAATATTGAGACAATGTACATAATTAAATTTGGTTTTATTCAGGGTAAATGGTTAATTGATGGCTTGGAAAGCCGTTGGCGCAATTTTTATTATCGTACTTTAGGAGTAAAGCTGCACGGTTATATTTGGATGAAGCAAGTTGAGATTCCGCGCAACTATAGCGATATTGAACTTGAAGCTGACTGTGCGCTAGACCGTGGAGTTACTCTGGTGTGCAGTGGTGACTCTTTGCCCCATCCCAAAATTGTTATTGGTGCAAATACTTATATTAATCGCCATACGTTTATCGATGCTATCGAATTAATAACTCTAGGCCAACATTGTGCTATTGGACCTGGTTGTTACATTACCGATCATGATCACGGTTGTCACCCCAGTTTGCCACCTTTAGCACAACCCATGATATCCAAAGCTACTATAGTTGGCGATCGCGTCTGGATTGGTGCTAACGTTACAATCCTTAAAGGTGTGACCATTGGTAACGACGCTGTAGTTGGTGCAGGTAGTGTAGTTACTAAAGATATACCAGAAAAGGCGATTGCAGTTGGCAACCCAGCTAAAGTGATTAAATACCATCCAGAAAAAGTTACAACACCAGAAATATAAAATCATAATCAAAAAATTTTTCCCTATAATGGTCAACGATGAATAAAATAAATCAAGAAGTAGAAACTCAGCGTCAATACTACGTCCGCACAGCTGAACAATCTGACAATATACATATGAACACTTGCGAAATTACTGTAGTTATACCAACTTACAATCGATTACCTAAACTGTTAGAAACATTAGAAAAAATTTTAGAATGTAATCCCAGACCAAATGAAATCATTATCCATATAGATGGAAATGACACCATAACCGAACAAGGATTGCAAAACCGTAAATTTCCAGAAATAAAAATTATTAAAAATCATCTGCAAGTTGGCCCAGGTGGGGGTAGAAATATAGCTATATCCCACGCCACTAATTCAATTATAGCTAGCTTTGATGATGATTCCTATCCTATAGATACAGACTACTTTTATCGTCTACAAGTTCTTTTTAAAAATTTTCCAAAAGCAGCAGCTATTGCGGCTAGTATATATCACATCAATGAAACAATTATAGATGATGCGTTAACAGCTAAATGGGTATCAGATTTTGTTGGTTGTGGATGTGCTTATAGAAAAGAGATATTCCAACAAACTAGTGGATATGTTAATTTAGCAGTTGCATATGGCATGGAAGAAGTTGATTTATCTCTACGCCTTCATAACATGGGGTGGGGAGTTTTAGAAAGCTCTTGGTTGAGAGTGTTTCATAACACAACCCTAGAACACCATGGTAATCCAAAAATTACTGCGTCCAGCATAGCGAATCAGATTTTACTAGCTTATTTAAGATACCCTACCCAATTTTGGTGGTTAGGAATTGGACAATGTATTAACCGTATTATCTGGTTAATACGGCACAGAAGAACAGCAGGAATTGCAGAAGGTGTATTTGCCATTCCTAAACTAATTAGACGACATTATCAACAACGTCAGGTTGTTTCTGCCAAGTCGTTACTCTCTTATCTCCAATTACGTAAAAAGGCTATTACCGTCTCATTAGATATCGAATGAGACTTTACTATTAATGCACAACTTGGGAAATATCCTCAAAATCTTAACATTCAATACTTCTGTTTTAAAGCAACTACAAACATATTAGGTGATTCCTCAAAATAATTTTACCGATTAGGAGGGCGAACAGCCGTTCTCCCCTACGCCGGAATAATATTGTGTTAGGTTATATACATATTCAAAAATAAGAGGAGCTTGCTTGTAACTATGGCAATCATCACAGGTACTCAAGGAAATGATACGTTGAATGCTTTAAATCCTGGTGATAGCTTACGGGGTTTGGCGGGGGACGATGTTCTCAATGGTACAACTGGTAACGAACAGCTTGATGGTGGGTCTGGTGCAGACACCATTAATGGTGGTATAGGGAACGATTTTTATTTTGTTGATGACCCAGGCGACATAGTTAATGATCCAGATAAGGCAGTCATCTACACCACGGTTGACTTTAATTTGTCCAACGTGACTGGAGGAGCAACACAGCTAACACTAAATCTCCGGGCTGACGGTATTACTGGAACCGGCTCATCAGGAGACGATGTGATTTTCAGTTATACCAGTAACACAACCCTATTAGGTGGTGCTGGCAATGATTTGTTGACAGGCGGAGATGGTTCAACTATTGAGGGGGGAACAGGTAACGACCTTTTAGAAATTGGTAGTGGTCTGGGTAACGGTTCTTTGAAAGGTGGATTAGGAAATGATACTTATGTAGTTCGTGCTACCGATGGCAGCTTAAATATAGAGGAAGCTGCTGGTGGTGGAATAGATACCGTTTTTGCTGTAGTAGATTTCTCTTTGAGTAATCAATCAGGAGTCACCTTTGTTGGTGGCAACACTTTCATTGAGAACTTAACTCTTGCTGCTCCAGGAGCTTCTTTCGGTTTAGTAAACGGTCCGATTGTAG comes from the Nodularia sp. NIES-3585 genome and includes:
- a CDS encoding glycosyltransferase, whose translation is MSINLSVIICSHNPRQDYFLIVLDALKNQTLSVNIWELLLIDNASDKLLASEIDLSWHPHSRHIREDELGLTPARLRGIREAKAEILVFVDDDNVLDDDYLEIALKISKDYPFIGAWGGKIRPEFEVTPPDWTKPYWNLLAIRDFESDRWSNLIHQNYTVPCGAGLCIRRVVAEKYNELLSQDAQRANLDRKGKVLTSCGDTDLALTACKIDLGTGQFTALGLTHLIPAQRIEEDYLIKLVQGIAYSSTILKALWGEYPSQVSRSQKLFEFYMRLRMDTKSRRFYDASRAGKNLAIKNISSW
- a CDS encoding glycosyltransferase family 2 protein, with product MNNEILSEINTNSSKLISDVTFPRITIITPSYNQGHFIEETIRSVVTQDYPNLEYIIIDGGSKDNTVEIIQQYEKLITYWVSEPDNGQTHAINKGLAKATGEIIAYLNSDDYYLPGTLFKVAEYFCQFPDTDLLNGRCRYVNEQGKKIGDQFGNIEKLEEILDLWGVWWRKRQFVQPEVFWSRKATEKVGFFKEELNYVMDYDYWCRILQVNGIVGKIDAELTCFRFTATQKSNHSIKVAEELLGVVQPLLWNKSLKISLIKRLLLQGNWLYQSIFLKEVENSVIQRHNQVMRWVKLFLIVMRYPKLIFASSFYKRVYQILL
- a CDS encoding glycosyltransferase, with the translated sequence MNNNTPSSETLRVLIMPDYRIDNPYQQLLAKALTSEGVEVLFPFGYRRVFPILRAIKTQENKIDVLHLHWLSPYIKGRNKFTKSIYAIKFVIDIVLTKWIGVKVVWTVHNYTAHNSQFPGLEHWTQQNLLKLADRIIFHNISALKDFSQTYQVDKSKTEVIPHGHYREVYKSPIDKLVARKALSLPLSGRIYLNLGMLRPYKGIERLLQVWRENKNKNLLGESTLLIAGQALDQDYGQKLANQASETEGVILHTNFIADERLHLFFSAADVVVLPFDRILTSGSLILAMSYDKPIIAPRTGSIVETLGTADWLLYEPGDNQGLLHALKESTQIDLDALSQLIKQECDRLDWDKIGQSTQQIYHKF
- a CDS encoding glycosyltransferase, with the protein product MTKVSILIPCYNAEKWIKQCIESALNQTYADKEVIVVDDGSTDGSLELIRSFGNLIHWETGENLGGNAARNRLLKLSTGEWLQYLDADDYLLPTKIEQQVNFLDLVPSADIIYSPSILEYWEIEMVKQEILPISEPHDPWILLARWYLPQTGSPLWRKQAFLDVGGWKAAQPVCQEHELYLRLLKAGKRFEYCHESGSVYRQWSESTVCKKDKTLTYQHRLKITDDLESHLKLIDEINNERLYAINKSRFECARMIWLFNADWAKSIIKKIHDSDPDFKLSSSTAPRLYQKIYHFWGFEAAERTAKLKRQLLT
- a CDS encoding sulfotransferase; amino-acid sequence: MSKTLPNLIIIGAMKSGTSSLHNYLNLHPEIQMSTLKELDFFVLEKNWNQGIDWYSNQFPINQEARIFGESSPNYTKCHIFPNVPQRMASVLPEVKLIYILRDPIKRILSHYFHQFVDRQEMRPLIDVIQDKENNNYINASKYYFQIQHFLSNYKLEQILILTLEELEKNRTQTLQRVFNFLGVDSLFEHPKFSQNYHLSSEKRRLNSLGHTVSKLPSGLRFCKYFPSFFEEKVQYPVVDDEIINCLKSSLDEDISQLRSLTGLEFSAWSL
- a CDS encoding glycosyltransferase; translation: MKIELPLTALVPTRNRSEPLRRMLESLAQQSAQPLEMIVLDGSDDDRTKEICGNFIPGLLTKIHYHQAIKLGAAAQRNQAMDYATQNTIWLLDDDILLEPECLERLWNALHSDPHMGGVNAMITNQKYLPPGRISRLLFQFLHGRYESSYAGKCIGPGMNLLPEDREDLPEVVPVEWLNTTCVLYRREALPHPLFPDIFKGYSLMEDVTLSLTVGRTWKLANARTARIFHDSQPGDHKNNPSVLAEMDLVNRHYVMTQILGRQQWQYYLKLAVLQLFGIVASLTKWQGWVDLPKVLTGKMQAIAQIISTQ
- a CDS encoding acyltransferase, translated to MYIIKFGFIQGKWLIDGLESRWRNFYYRTLGVKLHGYIWMKQVEIPRNYSDIELEADCALDRGVTLVCSGDSLPHPKIVIGANTYINRHTFIDAIELITLGQHCAIGPGCYITDHDHGCHPSLPPLAQPMISKATIVGDRVWIGANVTILKGVTIGNDAVVGAGSVVTKDIPEKAIAVGNPAKVIKYHPEKVTTPEI
- a CDS encoding glycosyltransferase family 2 protein — encoded protein: MNKINQEVETQRQYYVRTAEQSDNIHMNTCEITVVIPTYNRLPKLLETLEKILECNPRPNEIIIHIDGNDTITEQGLQNRKFPEIKIIKNHLQVGPGGGRNIAISHATNSIIASFDDDSYPIDTDYFYRLQVLFKNFPKAAAIAASIYHINETIIDDALTAKWVSDFVGCGCAYRKEIFQQTSGYVNLAVAYGMEEVDLSLRLHNMGWGVLESSWLRVFHNTTLEHHGNPKITASSIANQILLAYLRYPTQFWWLGIGQCINRIIWLIRHRRTAGIAEGVFAIPKLIRRHYQQRQVVSAKSLLSYLQLRKKAITVSLDIE